Genomic window (Shewanella psychropiezotolerans):
ATAGGCGGCGTAGCGGTATTTATGATGAGTAGTGCCAAAGGGTTCAGAGGCATCTCATTTAAGACGGCTTTCATAGGTTTGGCCTGTGGTACTTTATTTGCACTGACTTCTCTCTGGGTTCGCCAGGCCAGTTTAATATTGGATTTACCTTTCCCTCACAGAGCTGCCTGGGTCTTACTTTTTGTCATCACTATTCAAACTCTGGTCTTGCTTGCCTATCTGTTAATCACAGACAAGCAGACATTAACGGCCTTGATAGAGCGACCCAGACTCACCTTACTCACTAGCATCACGAGTTGCCTGGGCTCTATTGGTTGGTTCAGCGCCATGTCACTTCAAGCCGTACCTTATGTGAAAACCTTAGGTCAGATTGAGGTTTTCTTCACCTTGTTAATAGCCATGTTTTGGCTCAAGCAGAAAGTAAAAATAAAAGATATGCTGGCACTGATACTCATCGCCTTGGCTGCAGTCTTAGTGATGTGGGGTTAAGACGGCGTCTAGATAATTACTTTCTATTAGGCTTGTTTATGCTTTTGGCTATGAAAGTGTTGTCTCGCTTTGTTACTCACTAGGATAACCATATGCGCGATAAGCGTACCCAATGTGGCTCCGGCAAGTAAGTCACCAAGAAAATGATAATTTTGTCCAAGTTGGCCGATGAACACTCCTAGCATACAGGCTAGCCAAACGGGTCGAAGACGCGGGAAGTGATACCAAAGCACTGTGGCTAGAGAGAAGGTAAATAGCGCATGGCCAGATGGGAATGAGTTGTAGGCAACACCCTGAGCAAAGGGATGAAATGCCTCAACGCCATCATTAATCCAAGATGGGTTGTCATTGACCCAGGTCTCTGGCCAGGTACGACCGAAAGCCATCTTGGCGGATACTCTCAATAAGCTGGCTAAGACAATAGTGGCGATGAGATTAATGATGAGTGAGCTAAAACGTTCGCGGCTGCGCTTAATTAAGACGCCTATAATGAAAATCGCCGCGATGACCTCGAGCACAGTTGGGATCTGGCTTAGTAACTTAAGTAATGTACCTGAATAGCCATGGGCATGCATGGCATCCGCAATGGGTCGGTCCCAGAAATTAATACTGACAATAGTCAAAGCCAACATAAAGCCGTAGCCAAGTAGCGCAGTCAGCACTCGATTCGATTCAAGTAAGGAGATATTTTTCATTGTTTTGCCGCAACGTAGAGAGTTTTCCCAGAAGATAGCCGGCTAATCTACCTGTTTGTGTGCCCAATTGCATCAAGACTTTGTTTAAGGTCTAAGAGACTGCTGTGTTGAAGTAAGAATACCGGTTAGCCTTGGGATTTTTTCCTCTTTTTCATTGCGATGGCTATGCATAAGGCAGCACCGCCCCAAGTAATGCACAGGGCGAAAGTCATCATGATAATGGCACCAGTTGTCATAAAGCGTCCTCCTTGTCTGATGTGAATAGGTTGATGATTAATGAGAGTAGCAGCATGGCTGCGATTAGCCCCCAACCCAGGATGATTTGATCTTTGATTGGATAGCCGCCATAACCGTCGGTGACGGTATTGATGAGGTTTTTTACTAAGATGATGGCGAGCATGGCGGGGCTGACAAATCGTAGACACAAGTCGAACCATAGGCCCACAGTAAATTCAGACAAGCGATTGGCATAATCCCTGATGTCGGCGATCTTAAATAACCAGGCGAGTATGATGAGTTCGATAAAACAGCTAAAGAGCAGGGCAACATTATTAATAAAGTAATCAACAAGGTCGAGAAGCAGTAAGCCGCCGTTGGTTGCAAAAGCCATAGAGGCAAAGAAGCCTGTACCGCAGACAAGGAAAGTAGCCTTTTTACGGGCCAGGTTTAGCTTGTCCATCACTGCTGATGTGACGGCTTCGATGATAGATATGTGAGAGCTTAACCCGGCAACCACCAATGCGAGAAAGAAGAGTGGCCCAAATATGTAGGGGGCAGGGAGTAAATTGATGGCAGCCGGAATGGTAACAAAGGCGAGACCTACACCGGAGGAAACGACTTCGGTCAGTTCCTTACCTTGCTCCTGTGCCATATAACCCAAGACGCCAAAAATCATGATCCCCGACATGATTGAGAAGCCACAATTAATTAATACTGTCATGAAGGCATTGTTGCTTATGTCTGATTTCTCAGGCAAGTAGCTTGAATAAGCCAGCATGATGGCAAAACCGACGCTGAGAGTGAAAAATATCTGTCCGTAGGCGGCGGACCAGACCTTAGCATCGAAAATTTTACTGAAATCTGGTTCAAACAGATAATTTAAGCCTTCCAGGGCTCCGGGGAGCATGATAATGCGTCCAATAAGTGTCAGCACCATGATGAAAAGTAAGGGCATCATGATCTTGCTGGCTCGCTCTATTCCGCCTCTGACCCCGGTGAAGATGGCGAGTGAAGTAATAGACCAGGCAATGGCCATAGGGATCGCGATATGCAGCTGAAACTGACCTAGTCGGGTGGGTGAGTTGTCTTCTAACTGTAAATACTCTTTGAAGAAGAAGGCATTGGTATCCGCGCCCCAACTCTGGGTGAACGAAAAACCGAGAAATGATATCGCCCAGCCAATGATGGCAACATAATAGATGGCGATAATGGCGGCGATAAAAACCTGAAACCAGCCTAACCACTCTAGTCTTAGTCCATAATTCTGTCCCAGCTTGGCAAATACCTTAGGGGCTGCGCCTCTTAGCTTATGGCCCAAGCTAAATTCCATGATCATGAAGGGGATGCCGGCTGAAATCATGGCAAACAGATAGGGAATGAAGAATGCACCACCGCCATTTTCATAGGCCATATAGGGAAATCGCCAGATATTCCCAAGGCCGATGGCGGAGCCCACAGCGGCGAGAATAAAGCCAACTCGCGAGTTCCACTGCTCTCTTTGCATAAACTAATCCATTGTTTTCAATCTACTGCCCAATGACCTAATAGTAGACTTAAAAATGAATTGCCGCATTTTGAAAATAGTTTATCAATTGGTCTGAAGGCAAAGTGATCAGCCTCCCAAATGGGATCAAACTAGGTAGTCAGCCTCGATTGCTTTTATGCGGTTTAGCAGTGAAAGGTTGACCTTGGCGGTTAACCCATGTTCCTTGGCTCTTTCGACTATGTAACCGTTGATACTGTCTATCTCAGTTCGACGTTTATTCGCTACATCTTGATGCATCGAAGAGAAGTTAGCGCTGGTGAGTTCGATAACACTGTACACTCGGTTGGTGAGTGCTAACTTGTTCAATTCAACCCCAGTGGCCATAGCGACATCCACCAGTTCAGTGACTATATCGCAGATTCGTTGCTCATATTGAGGTGCTGCGAGGGCTCCATTTGCACAGTTATCAATTGCTGTAAGCGGATTTATTGCCGCATTGATAGCCAGTTTCTGCCACAGAAACGGCAAAATGGGTTCGCACCACTCACCGTTGGGAATCGCGCTCAGCAACACCGGTTTCAGATCTGAAGGCATAGATGGACCACTGAGATGGCCTATCTGGGTGATTCCTGTGCCAGTTTGTTTGATCTGCCAAGTGCTTTGTTTGAATGCGCCCTGAGAGGTGGTACCTAAACTCAAACCTCTGCCTTGGAGGAAAGGCTCAACCTCAAGATGAGAACCTAAGCCATTATGAAGCAGG
Coding sequences:
- a CDS encoding phosphatase PAP2 family protein, with the protein product MKNISLLESNRVLTALLGYGFMLALTIVSINFWDRPIADAMHAHGYSGTLLKLLSQIPTVLEVIAAIFIIGVLIKRSRERFSSLIINLIATIVLASLLRVSAKMAFGRTWPETWVNDNPSWINDGVEAFHPFAQGVAYNSFPSGHALFTFSLATVLWYHFPRLRPVWLACMLGVFIGQLGQNYHFLGDLLAGATLGTLIAHMVILVSNKARQHFHSQKHKQA
- a CDS encoding sodium-dependent transporter — protein: MQREQWNSRVGFILAAVGSAIGLGNIWRFPYMAYENGGGAFFIPYLFAMISAGIPFMIMEFSLGHKLRGAAPKVFAKLGQNYGLRLEWLGWFQVFIAAIIAIYYVAIIGWAISFLGFSFTQSWGADTNAFFFKEYLQLEDNSPTRLGQFQLHIAIPMAIAWSITSLAIFTGVRGGIERASKIMMPLLFIMVLTLIGRIIMLPGALEGLNYLFEPDFSKIFDAKVWSAAYGQIFFTLSVGFAIMLAYSSYLPEKSDISNNAFMTVLINCGFSIMSGIMIFGVLGYMAQEQGKELTEVVSSGVGLAFVTIPAAINLLPAPYIFGPLFFLALVVAGLSSHISIIEAVTSAVMDKLNLARKKATFLVCGTGFFASMAFATNGGLLLLDLVDYFINNVALLFSCFIELIILAWLFKIADIRDYANRLSEFTVGLWFDLCLRFVSPAMLAIILVKNLINTVTDGYGGYPIKDQIILGWGLIAAMLLLSLIINLFTSDKEDAL
- a CDS encoding ketopantoate reductase family protein → MYNPSIAILGAGAIGQLIYHQLVRAELSPYFITRGKTQGKQVLTLTHLDGHETESRAHTVSITTSDKQESECLLLSKTQLLIVCVKSYQVKDALKAVISQLPRNCHILLLHNGLGSHLEVEPFLQGRGLSLGTTSQGAFKQSTWQIKQTGTGITQIGHLSGPSMPSDLKPVLLSAIPNGEWCEPILPFLWQKLAINAAINPLTAIDNCANGALAAPQYEQRICDIVTELVDVAMATGVELNKLALTNRVYSVIELTSANFSSMHQDVANKRRTEIDSINGYIVERAKEHGLTAKVNLSLLNRIKAIEADYLV
- a CDS encoding DMT family transporter, with the protein product MWIFFTFLAACMQAWRNAFQSQLSKEVKVAGVTLARFLWAGPIAALYLGCLYFWQPVGMPEISLQFSLYVLGASAVQILATVLLVQLFKLKNFAVGAGLAKSEALVAAVLGVLFFGTQLTDLGWLGVLIGGVAVFMMSSAKGFRGISFKTAFIGLACGTLFALTSLWVRQASLILDLPFPHRAAWVLLFVITIQTLVLLAYLLITDKQTLTALIERPRLTLLTSITSCLGSIGWFSAMSLQAVPYVKTLGQIEVFFTLLIAMFWLKQKVKIKDMLALILIALAAVLVMWG
- a CDS encoding MetS family NSS transporter small subunit; the protein is MTTGAIIMMTFALCITWGGAALCIAIAMKKRKKSQG